The genomic interval CTTCCGCGAAGGCTCTCAGAATCTGCATCGGCTCGGAAAAGCACTGTATGCGCGCCTGGTTGCGCAGCGCTGGTGCTGGAATCCCTTCTATGATGTTCTCCAGAAGCTCCTCCAAATCGATGTTGATGTCGTTAGCTAGCATGACCTTGTCCTCGAAATAAGCGGCGAACTTCTCTTCTGGAAGCCATTGACGTCTTTGGAATGCGCTTCTCAGCTCTCCTTTGGACATTTTAACGCCAAACGTCATAATAAGTTGTTCGCAAAGTTGATCGGCCATCTCCAGAATGCGCGTGGCGTTTGCGTGCAGCCAGCGTTGTGCGTTTCCCTTCAGTTTGGCAATCAGAAGCATATGCATGCAGCCATCGTCTAAATTATACACCTTGCCAATGTTCTGAAGCTGTGTGACCCAATTGCGCGCACACACGCTGCCGTTGTATTCCATTGTAACTTCTTTTGCTAAAGCAAGCGATGCTGCCGGAGATTCCAgtagtttgtttacatttgtgTTCATGCGTTGATCAACACTTCCATCGATCTGTTTTCCAACACTGGTATTGTCCGGACCAATGTTATCGGTGGTGATGGTCACTTTGGTGCTGTTAAACTTAACAGCGTCGCTGTTGGCGCCAATG from Drosophila kikkawai strain 14028-0561.14 unplaced genomic scaffold, DkikHiC1v2 scaffold_41, whole genome shotgun sequence carries:
- the LOC138929574 gene encoding uncharacterized protein — protein: MEYNGSVCARNWVTQLQNIGKVYNLDDGCMHMLLIAKLKGNAQRWLHANATRILEMADQLCEQLIMTFGVKMSKGELRSAFQRRQWLPEEKFAAYFEDKVMLANDINIDLEELLENIIEGIPAPALRNQARIQCFSEPMQILRAFAEVRLPERKTGGTSTKQLSGRVASNKDLRCANCNSKGHFAKECLKPKREPGSCYACGTMGHFVGQCPERKSANTNNYNAS